AACCGCCAAAGTCACCAGCATTTGGCAAAGGAATGCATCCCAGATGGGTGCACACCCCAACAACCACAAGCCATTCTGGATTCTTAACCCTAACAGCATCCTCTTGTGGATCACGAAGGGATGCAACATCAACACTGTTGGCCAACTTGATATCATCTTCAGTGCGACGCCTAATGAAAACTGGCTTCCCACGCCACTTCACGGTAACAGTTGTCCCAGGTTCAATACTAGATAGATCCACCTCAAGGGAAGCAAGAGCAAGGACATCTTTACTGGCAGACatgctcaaaacaaatttGAGTACCAAGAGACGGGCCAATGATGCATACACGAACCTGCCTCCTGTCAAAACAAAGTACGCAAATGCCCGCTTGCTGGGATCTCCTGGCGGATATCGCTCATGGTTGTGCTCATCATAGACTATCTTTGAACTGGGATTCTTGATTGCTGCCACAGTAGCTGGGATATCTGGAATCAGACTCATATCCTGTCCTGGAGCAAGGGTACTAGAAGAAAACCCTACAAAAAGTTCACCCAAGGTTGACATGTTATTCCCACCTGTATTAGGTGTCCAACATAGAGTTGAATGGAACTGTAGAAAGAAATCAGAAATGCAGCTCATCATTATTTCTGACATCCAAATTACAGCAAAGTGGATAAGGAGACTGGGCAAATGCAT
This genomic window from Sesamum indicum cultivar Zhongzhi No. 13 linkage group LG12, S_indicum_v1.0, whole genome shotgun sequence contains:
- the LOC105175454 gene encoding cytochrome b-c1 complex subunit Rieske-4, mitochondrial-like encodes the protein MLRVAGRRLSSLSWRSGQTSSAAFVSRNPFTASDSSADGRTISISSPAHSFALMDSFADQIRGFSSSTLAPGQDMSLIPDIPATVAAIKNPSSKIVYDEHNHERYPPGDPSKRAFAYFVLTGGRFVYASLARLLVLKFVLSMSASKDVLALASLEVDLSSIEPGTTVTVKWRGKPVFIRRRTEDDIKLANSVDVASLRDPQEDAVRVKNPEWLVVVGVCTHLGCIPLPNAGDFGGWFCPCHGSHYDISGRIRKGPAPFNLEVPTYSFLDENKLLIG